One window of Streptococcus troglodytae genomic DNA carries:
- a CDS encoding ABC transporter permease — translation MFRQFMALLWLRCQIILSNKSVLLQVLMPAALIYLYRFMIDSQSGPKAQMALAYLMICIPFAIVLAVGSPILTILADEKEKKTLKTLLLSGVNTSEYLLSTLVAPIVLTVIYLTLTPLILDVPIDNAANYCIIGSATALAIMLLYLLLGLLVKSQVMAQVVTVPTMLISAFLPMLSSMDKTVAKVTDYSFMGLFTKFFTKWEDFSWDHAILQTSSLLIWLLALLILIVLVVRQQKKS, via the coding sequence ATGTTTAGACAATTTATGGCCCTGCTTTGGCTGCGCTGTCAGATTATTCTTTCTAATAAGAGTGTTCTCTTGCAAGTACTTATGCCTGCAGCTTTGATTTATCTTTATCGTTTTATGATAGACAGTCAGTCTGGTCCAAAAGCCCAAATGGCTCTTGCTTATCTGATGATCTGTATTCCTTTTGCCATTGTTCTGGCTGTGGGCAGTCCGATTTTGACTATTTTGGCAGATGAAAAAGAAAAGAAAACACTAAAAACTCTGCTGCTTAGCGGTGTTAATACTAGTGAGTACCTCTTATCAACATTAGTTGCCCCAATTGTCTTAACAGTAATCTATCTGACGCTTACTCCGCTTATTTTGGATGTGCCGATTGATAATGCAGCGAATTACTGTATTATCGGCAGTGCTACAGCTTTAGCGATCATGCTTCTCTACTTATTGCTAGGCTTACTTGTCAAATCACAGGTTATGGCTCAGGTCGTTACGGTTCCGACAATGCTGATTTCGGCTTTCTTACCGATGCTCTCCAGTATGGATAAGACAGTCGCCAAAGTGACAGACTACAGCTTTATGGGACTTTTTACCAAGTTTTTCACCAAATGGGAGGACTTTTCTTGGGACCATGCCATCTTACAAACATCAAGCTTACTTATCTGGCTTTTGGCACTTTTAATACTGATTGTCCTAGTGGTCAGACAGCAAAAGAAAAGCTAG
- a CDS encoding SDR family oxidoreductase, with product MKSHNTRSPRTIKHAFVTGATGLLGNNLVRALLKQGIKVTALVRSMEKARLQFGDLPIQYVKGDILNPEAFRSAFTDCDTLFHTAAFFRDSHKGGKHWQELYDTNVTGTTHLLKAAYEEGIRQMVHTSSIAVLRGRRNQLIDETMSRDPNTKLDYYRSKILSENAVSYFLKEYPDLFLCYVLPGSMYGPGDMGPTATGQLILDYMQQKLPGIITKASYSVVDARDVANIHILALKYGRRNERYLAAGRHMTMESIFKTLEEITGIPAPKRHIPIFLVQALAQWNELYHKITGKPVLVSKEIADITAEEYLRTYFSHKKTEQELGGQFRPFEETLLDTIRWYRNHSYLN from the coding sequence ATGAAGTCTCATAACACAAGAAGTCCAAGAACTATCAAACATGCTTTTGTAACTGGTGCCACCGGTCTTTTAGGCAACAATCTTGTTCGTGCTTTACTTAAGCAGGGGATAAAAGTCACTGCTCTCGTACGTTCCATGGAAAAAGCTAGGTTACAATTTGGTGATTTACCTATCCAATATGTTAAAGGAGACATCCTTAACCCCGAAGCTTTTCGATCTGCTTTTACTGATTGCGACACTCTTTTTCATACAGCTGCTTTTTTTCGCGATAGTCATAAAGGCGGAAAACATTGGCAAGAACTCTACGATACTAATGTTACAGGAACCACTCATTTATTAAAAGCAGCCTATGAAGAAGGTATTCGTCAAATGGTTCATACGTCTTCTATTGCCGTGCTTAGAGGGAGACGCAATCAACTCATTGATGAGACCATGTCACGAGATCCCAATACCAAATTAGATTATTATCGTAGTAAAATCTTAAGCGAAAATGCTGTGAGCTATTTTCTTAAGGAGTATCCAGATTTATTTCTTTGCTATGTTTTACCAGGTTCTATGTATGGTCCGGGAGATATGGGACCAACTGCTACGGGACAACTAATCTTGGATTACATGCAGCAAAAACTACCCGGGATCATCACCAAAGCTAGCTACAGTGTCGTTGATGCCAGAGATGTTGCAAACATTCATATTTTAGCTCTAAAATACGGGCGCAGAAATGAACGCTATTTGGCCGCAGGACGTCATATGACTATGGAAAGTATCTTCAAAACCTTGGAAGAAATAACAGGCATTCCTGCTCCAAAACGCCATATTCCTATTTTTCTTGTTCAGGCATTAGCTCAGTGGAATGAGCTTTATCATAAGATTACTGGCAAGCCTGTTCTGGTCAGTAAAGAAATTGCAGACATCACAGCTGAAGAATATCTTCGGACATATTTTAGCCATAAAAAAACTGAGCAGGAACTTGGCGGGCAATTCCGACCTTTTGAGGAAACCTTGTTAGACACTATCCGCTGGTATCGCAATCACAGTTATCTGAACTAA
- the tsaB gene encoding tRNA (adenosine(37)-N6)-threonylcarbamoyltransferase complex dimerization subunit type 1 TsaB, translating into MKILAFDTSSTALSVAILEDDRLLADTSLTVKKNHSISLMPTIDFLMESVNLNPQDLDRIVVAEGPGSYTGLRVAVATAKTLAYTLTIDLVGVSSLAALALNSHHEGLIVPIMDARRHHVYVGFYENGRAAKADRYASLSAVLEQLKGRKQVTFVGEVTAFRQEINQTFPEAKVLEVLPSAFKIGQVGQKLTPVDIHAFVPKYLKKVEAEENWLKTHEDSGLSYVKRV; encoded by the coding sequence ATGAAAATTTTAGCATTTGATACCTCTAGCACAGCGCTCTCTGTTGCTATTTTAGAAGATGATCGGTTATTAGCTGACACAAGTCTCACTGTTAAAAAGAATCATAGCATTAGTTTGATGCCAACTATTGATTTCTTGATGGAGTCAGTTAATTTAAATCCTCAAGATTTGGATAGGATTGTAGTTGCTGAAGGCCCAGGTTCTTACACAGGTCTGCGCGTGGCTGTAGCGACAGCGAAGACCTTGGCTTATACGCTTACTATTGATTTGGTTGGCGTGTCCAGTTTGGCAGCGCTTGCGCTTAACAGTCATCATGAAGGGCTCATTGTACCTATCATGGATGCCAGACGGCATCATGTTTATGTTGGCTTTTATGAAAATGGCAGAGCAGCGAAGGCTGATCGATATGCTTCTTTGAGTGCTGTTTTGGAACAGTTAAAAGGAAGAAAACAAGTCACCTTTGTAGGAGAAGTGACAGCATTTCGCCAAGAAATTAATCAGACCTTTCCTGAGGCAAAAGTCTTGGAAGTTCTGCCATCCGCTTTTAAAATCGGTCAGGTCGGACAAAAACTTACTCCAGTTGATATTCATGCTTTTGTTCCCAAATACCTTAAAAAAGTGGAAGCAGAAGAGAATTGGCTCAAAACGCATGAAGATTCTGGTCTTTCTTATGTCAAACGGGTGTAA
- a CDS encoding MarR family winged helix-turn-helix transcriptional regulator: MSLKGSQFRYLFKSAEKLAMKELSKLLEPLGITPNQGEVLVILGSCAPLSLKELGNLLICEEKSPSRLVQSLIKKGLLSKEKSSNDGRSFLLSLTPAGQELLPKIKEQENIFDQNLEKAYPEIEHFSQALREYTKGSFYEEKLKRRFLWNEE, translated from the coding sequence ATGTCATTGAAAGGGTCTCAATTTAGGTATTTATTTAAAAGTGCTGAAAAACTGGCTATGAAAGAATTAAGTAAATTATTAGAACCTTTGGGAATAACTCCTAATCAAGGAGAAGTCCTTGTCATATTAGGAAGCTGTGCTCCGCTATCTTTAAAAGAATTAGGAAATCTACTCATCTGTGAAGAAAAAAGTCCTAGCAGATTGGTGCAGTCACTTATTAAAAAGGGATTACTCTCTAAGGAAAAATCGAGCAATGATGGCCGCAGTTTTCTTCTTTCTTTAACGCCTGCAGGTCAGGAATTGCTTCCAAAAATTAAAGAGCAGGAAAACATATTTGATCAAAATCTAGAAAAAGCGTATCCAGAAATTGAACACTTCAGTCAAGCTTTAAGAGAGTATACGAAAGGTAGTTTTTACGAGGAGAAACTCAAACGTCGTTTCCTCTGGAATGAAGAATGA
- a CDS encoding SDR family NAD(P)-dependent oxidoreductase produces the protein MGKNNLLLIGSESHICQGFLKNYSEDFDQIVGIDFPKKSSSLTTYLSVDFRQDDSFHKMETFLKELDLNFSSVVFTSGINYMNDAFGVTLKDWENTFDINVKAALFSMKAIYSYLSDKASIVFIASQNGVVAHEQRIDYGPAKSALIQLAKNLSVDYAKIEDKDIRVNTISPSYIINDSNKELLSSGFGKRLLAKIPYRKFVTVEDVSQTLFFLLSENSRAMRGQNLILDYGYTII, from the coding sequence ATGGGGAAGAATAATTTGCTTTTAATTGGTTCAGAAAGTCATATTTGTCAGGGCTTTTTGAAAAATTATTCCGAGGATTTTGACCAAATCGTTGGAATTGATTTTCCCAAAAAATCTAGCAGTTTAACAACTTACCTTTCTGTTGATTTTCGACAAGATGATTCTTTCCACAAGATGGAAACCTTTTTAAAAGAATTAGACCTAAACTTTTCCAGCGTTGTGTTTACTTCTGGTATTAATTATATGAATGATGCATTTGGAGTGACCCTTAAGGATTGGGAAAACACATTTGATATTAATGTAAAGGCAGCTCTCTTTTCTATGAAGGCAATTTATAGCTATCTGTCTGACAAAGCTTCTATCGTTTTTATAGCTTCGCAAAATGGTGTTGTTGCTCACGAACAAAGAATAGATTATGGACCTGCCAAAAGTGCCTTAATCCAATTGGCGAAAAATCTATCAGTTGATTACGCTAAAATAGAAGATAAGGATATCAGGGTCAATACAATCTCGCCTTCATATATCATTAATGATAGTAATAAGGAACTGTTATCTTCGGGCTTTGGGAAACGCTTACTAGCAAAGATTCCTTATAGGAAGTTTGTGACGGTTGAAGATGTTAGTCAGACACTATTTTTCCTTCTAAGTGAGAACAGCAGAGCTATGCGTGGACAAAATCTCATTTTAGATTATGGTTATACTATCATTTAG
- a CDS encoding AzlC family ABC transporter permease: MQEKGFKEGVQASLPTALGYVSIGLACGVVGANSGLTPFQMGLMSLLVYAGSAQFVMCAMFAAGADLFSIVMTVFLINLRNFLMSLHATTIFTKSSLWQTICIGTLITDESYGVLLNEHVHHKNMSTAWMHGNNITGYIAWLFAVVLGTALGSVIPNPEMLGLDFALVAMFVSIFESQLAAMMQFVKLKKIGLILLAVTLSYFLLVIMISESLAVLLSTLIGCFVGVLLDVK; the protein is encoded by the coding sequence ATGCAAGAAAAAGGCTTCAAGGAAGGAGTTCAGGCTTCTCTGCCGACCGCTTTAGGATATGTTAGTATTGGACTGGCCTGTGGGGTTGTAGGAGCAAATTCAGGTTTAACGCCTTTTCAGATGGGCTTAATGAGTCTGTTAGTCTATGCTGGCAGCGCTCAATTTGTCATGTGTGCCATGTTTGCAGCTGGTGCAGATTTGTTTTCAATCGTCATGACTGTTTTTTTAATTAATCTTCGAAATTTCTTGATGAGTTTGCATGCGACAACGATCTTTACTAAATCCAGCCTTTGGCAAACTATCTGTATCGGAACACTCATTACAGATGAGAGTTATGGTGTTCTCTTGAATGAACATGTTCATCATAAAAATATGAGTACAGCTTGGATGCATGGCAATAATATTACGGGGTATATTGCTTGGTTATTTGCAGTTGTTTTGGGCACTGCCTTGGGTTCTGTTATTCCTAATCCTGAGATGCTTGGTTTGGATTTTGCGCTTGTTGCTATGTTTGTTTCTATCTTTGAATCTCAATTAGCCGCTATGATGCAGTTCGTAAAGCTTAAAAAGATCGGTCTCATTTTATTGGCTGTCACTTTATCTTATTTTTTATTAGTCATTATGATATCTGAATCTTTGGCTGTTTTACTTTCAACATTAATAGGTTGTTTTGTGGGGGTGCTTCTTGATGTCAAATAA
- a CDS encoding methyltransferase domain-containing protein, translating to MDKSLIFSKLQKRAEELKLIENLYEDDIFANYYQSIVNQDELLEDDIDSYKQFFDKSMPILEIGSGTGRIFNPLFEDGYNIFGLEPAKEMAKYITDEGRDRIYSLTLQEIGNLPQKNIEVIIIPATTVSLFSHGDFYGFLKKIKETQPHIKRIVFDFLKESFFESTAGLIQSSQINGEKFYNVNFFDQSEERIIYNLVSPQKIGISIKYSYSYEVLEGMFRKLGLSLKLVKDLDSYAMVEGVFHGEE from the coding sequence ATGGATAAATCATTAATTTTTAGTAAGCTTCAAAAAAGAGCAGAAGAGTTAAAGCTCATTGAGAATCTTTATGAGGATGATATCTTTGCGAACTACTACCAATCAATTGTTAATCAAGATGAATTGTTAGAGGATGATATTGACAGCTATAAACAATTTTTTGATAAGTCAATGCCCATTTTAGAAATTGGTAGTGGGACAGGTAGAATTTTTAACCCTTTATTTGAAGATGGCTATAATATTTTTGGTTTAGAGCCTGCAAAAGAAATGGCAAAGTATATTACCGATGAAGGCCGAGATAGGATTTATTCTCTTACCCTACAAGAAATTGGGAATCTTCCGCAGAAAAACATCGAGGTCATTATTATTCCGGCGACGACAGTTTCGCTTTTCAGTCATGGAGATTTCTATGGTTTTTTGAAAAAGATTAAAGAAACTCAGCCCCATATTAAGAGAATTGTATTTGACTTCTTAAAAGAAAGCTTTTTTGAATCAACGGCTGGTCTTATACAATCTAGCCAAATAAATGGTGAAAAATTTTACAATGTTAACTTTTTTGATCAATCTGAAGAACGGATTATCTACAATTTGGTAAGTCCTCAGAAAATAGGTATCTCTATTAAATATTCTTATTCGTATGAAGTATTAGAAGGCATGTTTAGAAAATTAGGACTTAGTTTGAAACTTGTGAAGGATTTAGACAGTTATGCCATGGTAGAAGGAGTTTTTCATGGGGAAGAATAA
- a CDS encoding ABC transporter ATP-binding protein, whose protein sequence is MNTPVIVTKDIRKIFNKTVALDAISFSIEKGQIFGFLGPSGSGKTTTINILTGQLMADNGQSSILGQDSRKLTSQELGKIGLVGDTSGFYEKMSLYNNLLFYSKYYGIDKTTVDNLLKRVGLYDSRKTVAEKLSTGMKQRMLLARALINKPRVLFLDEPTSGLDPATSQTIHSLILELKAAGTAIFLTTHDMNEATLLCDKLALLNEGRLVEQGSPKDLIQKYNKDKRVKLSYRDGSERILDFTELGQAMASDSEKIIAIHSCEPTLEDIFIQLTGGKLNV, encoded by the coding sequence ATGAATACTCCAGTTATTGTTACCAAAGATATCAGAAAAATTTTTAACAAGACTGTTGCACTTGATGCTATTAGTTTTTCGATTGAAAAGGGTCAAATCTTTGGATTTCTTGGACCTTCGGGTTCAGGAAAAACGACAACAATCAATATTTTAACCGGACAGTTAATGGCAGACAACGGTCAATCCTCTATTTTAGGACAAGACTCCCGCAAATTAACGAGTCAAGAATTAGGAAAAATTGGTTTGGTCGGTGATACCAGCGGTTTTTATGAAAAAATGTCTCTTTATAATAACCTGCTTTTTTATAGTAAATATTATGGGATAGATAAAACGACTGTTGACAATCTCCTCAAGCGAGTCGGTCTCTATGACAGTCGAAAAACAGTAGCCGAAAAGCTCTCGACAGGTATGAAGCAGCGGATGCTTCTAGCTCGTGCATTAATTAATAAGCCTCGCGTTCTATTTCTTGATGAGCCGACCTCAGGTCTTGATCCGGCTACTTCTCAGACTATTCATTCTTTAATTTTAGAACTAAAAGCGGCAGGGACTGCCATTTTTCTAACTACCCATGATATGAATGAGGCTACTCTGCTTTGTGATAAACTGGCTTTGCTTAATGAAGGCCGGCTGGTTGAACAAGGCAGCCCGAAAGATTTAATTCAGAAATATAATAAGGACAAGCGGGTTAAACTGAGCTACCGGGATGGTTCGGAAAGAATTTTAGATTTTACTGAACTGGGTCAAGCGATGGCTAGTGATAGTGAAAAAATAATTGCAATTCATTCTTGCGAACCAACATTAGAAGACATCTTTATTCAATTGACAGGAGGTAAACTCAATGTTTAG
- the rimI gene encoding ribosomal protein S18-alanine N-acetyltransferase, whose protein sequence is MMKDEKNQEIAAILFAILEDVYQVSPWSQKQILTDMNRLDVDYFFVYDDKEIVGFLSIQHLVGELELTNIAIKKAYQGQGLGSQLLAMLTKDELPIFLEVRASNQAAQALYQKFGFRSLTTRKDYYHNPKEDAILMKREGLVDY, encoded by the coding sequence ATGATGAAAGATGAGAAAAACCAAGAAATAGCTGCTATTCTCTTTGCCATCCTAGAGGATGTTTATCAGGTCTCTCCTTGGAGTCAAAAACAGATTTTGACTGATATGAATCGTCTAGATGTGGATTATTTTTTTGTTTATGATGATAAGGAAATTGTGGGCTTTTTATCTATTCAGCATTTAGTAGGGGAGTTAGAATTGACAAATATAGCTATTAAGAAAGCCTATCAAGGACAGGGGCTAGGTAGTCAACTCTTAGCAATGTTAACAAAGGATGAACTGCCCATCTTTTTAGAAGTGCGAGCTTCCAATCAAGCAGCACAGGCCCTTTATCAAAAATTTGGCTTTCGGTCTCTTACTACAAGAAAGGATTATTATCATAATCCTAAAGAAGATGCCATTTTGATGAAACGTGAAGGTTTAGTAGATTATTAA
- a CDS encoding aminotransferase class III-fold pyridoxal phosphate-dependent enzyme, translating into MKNYALLNGAYDNKTMYDFKPVRADNTYLYDSQNRKYLDLRSGLWNTSLGYIDSLYQRVSKRFDQVLNKKLPYLDIHSFQHDIYDEVAQKVLELTGQAFKRVLYTNSGSENTELALKIADYTNKKGENNRILAFKDSYHGTFFGGVSVSGIDQEINSSFYPKYGEVTFIDYPKSAEQEKNVLDYIANVASFYDVMMIEPILASAGIYFASIDFFNALLKLLRKNQVLIVFDEVATGFFKTGKPFYFQQLSEKPDILCLSKAINNGITSFGCVCVNEEVDAKLQKNPKTMEHFSTQNGNLLGLESANIVLDYYLKSRDVIEGKVKDISDSISNVLDSQNVFYRNQGIMTAIRTESNQSLQLMKSLEKLGILTYLYVNEEEEGLSIMPPININLNVLEKALKLISKKIESQNSF; encoded by the coding sequence ATGAAAAATTATGCTTTGCTAAACGGTGCTTATGATAATAAAACCATGTATGATTTCAAGCCCGTCAGGGCAGATAACACTTATTTATATGATAGTCAAAATAGGAAGTATCTTGATTTAAGAAGTGGTTTATGGAATACTTCACTTGGTTATATTGATTCTCTCTACCAACGGGTTTCCAAGCGATTTGATCAAGTATTAAATAAAAAACTCCCCTATCTTGATATTCATTCTTTTCAACATGATATTTACGATGAAGTGGCCCAAAAAGTCTTAGAGCTAACAGGGCAAGCTTTTAAGCGAGTTCTTTATACGAATTCTGGTTCAGAAAATACAGAATTAGCTTTAAAAATCGCTGATTATACCAATAAGAAGGGGGAAAATAATCGTATTCTAGCCTTTAAAGATTCTTATCATGGAACCTTCTTTGGCGGTGTTTCAGTGAGTGGTATTGATCAAGAAATCAATAGTTCTTTCTATCCGAAATATGGAGAAGTAACGTTTATAGACTACCCTAAATCTGCAGAACAAGAAAAAAATGTCCTAGATTATATTGCCAATGTAGCTTCTTTCTATGATGTCATGATGATTGAACCGATTTTGGCTTCGGCAGGTATCTACTTTGCCAGTATAGATTTTTTCAATGCACTTTTAAAACTACTGAGAAAAAATCAAGTCTTGATTGTCTTTGATGAGGTAGCTACTGGATTTTTTAAAACAGGGAAGCCGTTTTATTTCCAACAGTTATCTGAAAAACCGGATATTTTATGCCTCAGTAAAGCTATTAATAACGGCATTACATCTTTTGGCTGCGTCTGTGTTAATGAAGAAGTTGACGCAAAATTACAGAAAAATCCCAAAACGATGGAGCACTTCTCAACTCAAAATGGGAATCTTTTAGGATTAGAGTCGGCTAATATTGTTCTGGATTACTATCTTAAGTCTAGAGACGTTATAGAAGGCAAAGTCAAAGATATTTCTGATAGTATTTCAAATGTCTTAGATTCACAAAATGTGTTCTACCGTAATCAGGGAATTATGACAGCGATTAGGACAGAAAGCAACCAATCGTTACAGCTAATGAAGTCGTTAGAAAAACTTGGGATACTTACTTATCTTTACGTTAATGAAGAAGAAGAGGGACTGTCTATTATGCCACCGATTAATATTAATCTAAATGTTTTAGAAAAAGCTCTCAAATTGATTTCTAAAAAAATTGAAAGTCAAAATTCCTTTTAA
- a CDS encoding helix-turn-helix domain-containing protein: MTIKEDLGRRIKAERNRKQLTQSLLCGDEAKLTIRQLQRIEGGQSLPTLEKLEFIAERLGVKIANLLEGEDIQIPDHYWELKGQIVKFPTYADKERLQQKQELIEEIYDKYFDILPEDELLFLDLSENILESSHQKDIPNIEEIYDDALEQVLKKETFAFNDYLYMSYFLQKCGKTAVYDHATFKLLEQKLLKQELTAEELYNIEFLIAVIEAASVHVLHDDYQNLLPLLEKAQLIIDKAQLPTYKPALLELEAKYYINVVKDKEKAKELYQQALVMGEILGDPIIIADVKIEMANDGID, encoded by the coding sequence ATGACAATAAAAGAAGATTTAGGACGGCGGATTAAAGCAGAAAGGAATCGCAAGCAACTCACACAGAGCCTTTTGTGCGGAGACGAAGCAAAGCTGACCATTCGTCAGCTTCAGCGGATTGAGGGCGGGCAGTCTTTGCCGACTTTAGAAAAATTAGAATTCATTGCTGAGCGTTTAGGAGTGAAAATCGCTAATTTGCTAGAAGGTGAGGACATCCAGATACCAGACCATTACTGGGAGTTAAAGGGACAAATCGTGAAATTCCCTACCTATGCCGATAAGGAAAGGCTCCAGCAGAAGCAGGAGCTGATCGAAGAAATCTATGACAAATACTTTGACATCCTGCCCGAGGATGAACTGCTCTTTTTGGATCTGTCAGAGAATATCCTAGAGAGTTCCCATCAAAAGGACATTCCTAACATTGAGGAGATTTACGACGATGCCCTTGAGCAAGTCCTCAAAAAGGAGACTTTTGCCTTTAATGACTATCTTTACATGAGCTATTTTTTACAGAAGTGCGGAAAAACAGCGGTCTATGATCACGCAACCTTTAAGCTGCTTGAACAAAAATTGCTCAAGCAAGAGCTGACAGCAGAGGAACTTTATAACATTGAATTTTTGATTGCTGTTATTGAGGCTGCTTCTGTTCATGTCCTTCATGATGATTACCAGAACCTTCTTCCTTTACTAGAGAAGGCTCAGCTAATTATCGATAAGGCTCAGCTCCCCACCTACAAACCAGCACTTTTGGAGCTTGAAGCCAAGTACTATATAAATGTTGTCAAGGATAAGGAAAAAGCCAAGGAACTCTACCAGCAAGCCTTGGTTATGGGCGAAATTCTCGGTGATCCTATTATCATTGCAGATGTTAAAATAGAGATGGCAAATGATGGGATAGACTAG
- the tsaD gene encoding tRNA (adenosine(37)-N6)-threonylcarbamoyltransferase complex transferase subunit TsaD, producing the protein MIDRYILAIESSCDETSVAILKNEDQLLSNIIASQVESHKRFGGVVPEVASRHHVEVITLCIQDALQEAGITAGDLSAVAVTYGPGLVGALLVGMAAAKAFAWANHLPLIPVNHMAGHLMAAQSIVDLQYPLLALLVSGGHTELVYVAAPGDYRIVGETRDDAVGEAYDKVGRVMGLTYPAGKEIDQLAHQGQDIYDFPRAMMKEDNLEFSFSGLKSAFINLHHNAQQKGEQLRLEDLCASFQAAVLDILMVKTKKALAAYPVKTLVVAGGVAANQGLRERLKEGIKDINVVIPPLRLCGDNAGMIAYAAAVEYEKGHFAELDLNAKPSLAFEGLE; encoded by the coding sequence ATGATAGATAGATACATTTTAGCCATCGAATCATCTTGTGATGAAACCAGTGTGGCCATTTTAAAAAATGAAGATCAACTTTTAAGCAATATTATTGCCAGTCAGGTAGAAAGTCATAAGCGTTTTGGTGGTGTGGTACCAGAAGTTGCCAGTCGTCATCATGTCGAAGTTATTACACTGTGCATTCAGGATGCTTTACAGGAAGCTGGAATTACTGCAGGCGATTTATCTGCTGTCGCAGTGACTTATGGTCCAGGTCTTGTTGGAGCTCTTTTGGTAGGAATGGCAGCAGCTAAAGCTTTTGCTTGGGCCAATCATTTGCCCTTAATTCCAGTTAATCATATGGCAGGTCATTTAATGGCGGCGCAAAGTATTGTCGATTTGCAGTATCCGCTTTTAGCGCTCTTGGTGTCAGGGGGGCATACAGAACTTGTCTATGTAGCTGCTCCCGGTGATTATCGTATTGTTGGGGAGACTCGAGACGATGCTGTTGGTGAGGCATATGACAAAGTTGGACGCGTCATGGGCCTTACTTATCCTGCAGGCAAAGAAATTGATCAACTAGCTCATCAAGGACAAGATATTTATGATTTTCCGCGTGCTATGATGAAGGAAGATAATCTTGAATTTTCCTTTTCAGGCCTTAAATCAGCTTTTATTAATCTTCATCATAATGCCCAACAAAAAGGAGAGCAACTCCGCTTAGAAGATTTATGTGCCTCTTTCCAAGCAGCTGTTTTGGATATCTTGATGGTGAAAACAAAAAAGGCTTTGGCAGCTTATCCTGTAAAAACTTTGGTTGTTGCTGGAGGTGTTGCAGCTAACCAAGGTCTTCGTGAACGCTTAAAAGAAGGCATAAAAGATATTAATGTTGTCATTCCCCCACTACGCCTTTGTGGTGATAATGCTGGAATGATTGCTTATGCTGCGGCTGTTGAATATGAAAAAGGCCATTTTGCAGAACTTGACTTAAATGCTAAACCAAGTTTGGCTTTTGAAGGGTTAGAATAA